From Rhineura floridana isolate rRhiFlo1 chromosome 5, rRhiFlo1.hap2, whole genome shotgun sequence, a single genomic window includes:
- the DHPS gene encoding deoxyhypusine synthase, producing the protein MENVACDLPAGAVAAVLKRSEGLPEGSLTVRGYDFDRGLDYHALLQSYLTTGFQATSFGQAVNEINRMIEAKLTPLAEDEGNHADLNPCSHHLTGCTIFLGFTSNLISSGVRETIRYLVQHNMVDVLVTTAGGVEEDLIKCLAPTFIGDFSLCGKELRQNGINRIGNLLVPNDNYCKFEDWLMPILDQMVTEQDTEGVKWTPSKLIARLGKEINNPESVYYWAQKNSIPVLSPALTDGSLGDMIFFHSYKKPGLVLDIVEDLRLVNTQAIFARKTGMIILGGGLVKHHIANANLMRNGADFSVYINTAQEFDGSDSGARPDEAVSWGKIRMDAKPIKVYADASLVFPLVVAQTFAQKPNAFAPEKKND; encoded by the exons ATGGAGAATGTGGCCTGTGACCTACCTGCTGGGGCAGTGGCAGCTGTATTGAAACGCAGTGAGGGACTACCTGAAGGGAGCCTGACTGTGCGTGGCTATGACTTTGACCGTGGGTTAGACTATCATGCCTTGCTCCAGTCTTACCTCACCACAGGTTTCCAGGCTACCAGCTTTGGGCAGGCTGTGAATGAGATCAATCGCATG ATAGAAGCAAAGCTAACACCACTTGCTGAGGATGAAGGCAACCATGCTGACCTGAATCCCTGTTCCCACCACCTAACAGGCTGTACAATCTTCTTGGGCTTCACTTCCAACCTCATCAGCTCAGGTGTCCGTGAGACCATCCGCTACCTGGTGCAACACAACATG GTGGATGTGCTGGTGACCACAGCAGGTGGTGTGGAGGAAGATCTGATCAAATGTTTGGCACCCACTTTCATTGGAGATTTCAGCTTGTGTGGGAAGGAACTACGGCAGAATGGGATTAACAG GATTGGGAATCTGCTGGTGCCCAATGACAATTACTGCAAGTTTGAGGACTGGCTGATGCCAATCCTGGACCAGATGGTGACAGAGCAGGACACGGAG GGTGTGAAGTGGACTCCATCAAAGCTCATTGCTCGACTTGGCAAGGAAATCAACAATCCTGAATCAGTCTATTACTGGGCACAAAAG AACAGCATCCCTGTGCTGAGTCCAGCATTGACTGATGGCTCCCTGGGGGACATGATTTTCTTCCACTCCTACAAGAAACCAGGCCTTGTACTGGACATTGTGGAAG ATCTCAGGCTTGTCAATACCCAGGCCATCTTTGCCCGGAAAACAGGAATGATAATCTTGGGTGGAGGACTTGTCAAACACCACATTGCCAATGCCAACCTCATG AGAAATGGCGCTGACTTCTCTGTATACATCAACACAGCACAGGAGTTTGATGGTTCAGACTCAGGAGCTCGGCCTGATGAGGCAGTGTCCTGGGGAAAGATCCGCATGGATGCCAAGCCCATCAAG GTTTATGCTGATGCATCCCTGGTTTTCCCACTGGTAGTTGCACAGACCTTTGCACAGAAACCAAATGCTTTTGCTCCAGAGAAGAAAAATGACTAA